A window of the Candidatus Nitrosotalea okcheonensis genome harbors these coding sequences:
- a CDS encoding cytochrome c oxidase subunit I, with protein sequence MVLELKKPRPVWQIMFSTHHTDVGLLYTITGLAFLFMAGVLAMMIRTHLFFPGQNVLISDSVTFNRIFTVHGLTMLFLFALPVANGVGNYLVPLMVRYKDMAYPKLNAIAFWMNPIGGALLWLGFSDTSWVSYAPYSVIRAPGPAADMMIFGLKILGISSILSSINFIVTILKCKHPDLPLRRVPLFAWSMMTVSLMTLVAMPSYAAALIMLLTDRLGVSGFFNPTAGGDPIAYLHLFWFTFHPEVYIFLLPSIGMMYEIIPRFSRKPLYSQGSGVFAFVMLGLIGFASWGHHMYSTGMDFTTKVVFMIGTLAAVPASGMHVFNFLATMWGGRIRFAAPMKFAVGGIALFFSAGAGGVLNSAMPLDFISHGTYWVVGHMHLFLTGTIAFGFVGMIYYMFPLITGRMYSEKLANIHFVGMLWGSVQVFFTQHLLGLEGMPRRIYDYPAEYTSWTQLNQIATIGAWILGASFVAFLINLIYYSAKGKEANMDDPFGIGGKYYYPYQAKNPHHVGY encoded by the coding sequence ATGGTACTAGAACTAAAGAAGCCACGTCCAGTCTGGCAAATAATGTTCTCAACCCACCACACTGATGTGGGTTTGTTGTATACCATTACAGGCCTTGCATTCTTGTTCATGGCAGGAGTCTTGGCAATGATGATAAGGACACACTTGTTCTTCCCAGGTCAAAATGTCCTGATTTCTGATTCTGTAACATTTAACAGAATATTCACAGTTCACGGTCTCACAATGTTATTCTTGTTTGCACTTCCAGTTGCTAACGGAGTTGGTAACTATCTAGTTCCACTCATGGTACGATACAAAGACATGGCATATCCAAAATTAAATGCAATAGCATTTTGGATGAATCCAATCGGTGGTGCATTACTATGGCTTGGATTCTCAGATACCTCGTGGGTATCATACGCACCATATTCAGTTATTCGAGCACCTGGACCTGCAGCAGACATGATGATATTTGGTCTCAAGATTCTTGGCATCTCGTCAATTTTGTCTTCAATTAATTTCATAGTTACAATTCTCAAATGTAAGCATCCGGACTTGCCATTGCGCAGGGTACCGCTCTTTGCATGGTCAATGATGACTGTATCTTTAATGACACTTGTTGCCATGCCGTCTTATGCTGCAGCGCTTATCATGTTGCTTACAGACAGACTGGGTGTATCTGGATTCTTCAATCCAACAGCTGGAGGAGATCCAATTGCATATTTGCACTTGTTCTGGTTTACATTCCATCCTGAAGTGTATATTTTCTTGTTGCCGTCTATAGGAATGATGTATGAAATAATTCCGAGGTTTTCACGCAAGCCCCTGTACAGTCAGGGCAGTGGTGTGTTTGCATTTGTAATGCTTGGCCTGATTGGCTTTGCATCTTGGGGTCATCACATGTATTCAACAGGTATGGACTTTACAACCAAGGTCGTATTCATGATCGGAACTTTAGCTGCAGTACCAGCATCTGGCATGCACGTATTTAATTTCCTTGCCACCATGTGGGGAGGTAGAATAAGATTTGCCGCACCCATGAAATTTGCAGTAGGTGGAATTGCACTATTCTTCTCTGCAGGTGCTGGTGGTGTGCTCAACTCTGCAATGCCACTTGACTTTATCAGCCATGGAACTTATTGGGTAGTAGGACACATGCACTTGTTCCTTACAGGTACAATTGCCTTTGGCTTTGTTGGCATGATATACTACATGTTCCCACTGATTACAGGAAGAATGTACAGCGAAAAACTGGCAAACATCCACTTTGTAGGAATGTTGTGGGGTTCTGTCCAAGTCTTCTTTACACAACACTTGCTTGGACTTGAAGGAATGCCAAGAAGAATTTATGATTATCCAGCAGAATATACATCATGGACACAGCTTAACCAGATTGCAACAATAGGTGCTTGGATTCTAGGAGCAAGCTTTGTAGCATTCTTGATCAACTTGATTTACTACTCTGCAAAGGGCAAAGAAGCAAACATGGACGATCCATTTGGTATAGGTGGCAAGTATTACTATCCTTATCAGGCCAAGAACCCGCATCACGTAGGATATTGA
- a CDS encoding plastocyanin/azurin family copper-binding protein encodes MSHTEHEDPILRTSPARVGKMLAILLGIMIIGGAIFFLNYGYWNSYLPTAGKIQESLGKSAAPGQGQVTGKTINVNLSFVESPDFKVYAFNTVSLSDPNHNPTINANVGDKIEFDVKNAGKSFHAFAITTSTSGPGPAIDGTTIGTADDPMKPGSSGKVSFVPSQAGTYYYICAVPGHRELGMEGKIIVAAGTAAPSGAAVKPTGNKVEFTVSFVMSADFKQYAFDALPGQAGTNPDIKVKSGDTVTIHVKNDSKSFHAFGVVTDPNDPSSVLWDSAFGTPDNPLKPGQSGDVTFVAGAPGTYHYICTVPGHAALGMDAKFIVE; translated from the coding sequence ATGAGCCACACCGAACACGAGGATCCAATACTTAGAACAAGCCCTGCTAGAGTAGGCAAAATGCTTGCAATCTTGTTGGGGATCATGATAATCGGTGGAGCTATATTTTTCCTAAATTATGGTTATTGGAATTCATATCTTCCAACTGCCGGAAAGATCCAGGAATCATTAGGTAAGAGTGCAGCACCTGGTCAAGGTCAAGTGACAGGTAAAACCATCAACGTGAACTTGTCATTTGTAGAGTCTCCAGACTTCAAGGTGTATGCCTTTAACACTGTGTCATTATCTGATCCTAATCATAATCCAACAATTAATGCCAATGTAGGTGATAAAATTGAATTTGATGTGAAGAACGCCGGCAAATCATTTCATGCATTTGCAATAACTACTTCTACTAGCGGACCAGGTCCTGCTATTGACGGGACAACAATTGGAACAGCTGACGACCCCATGAAACCGGGTTCATCTGGTAAAGTATCATTTGTTCCATCCCAAGCTGGTACATATTATTACATTTGTGCAGTACCTGGGCACAGAGAATTAGGAATGGAAGGTAAGATAATAGTAGCAGCAGGTACTGCTGCCCCCTCTGGTGCTGCAGTAAAACCAACTGGAAACAAGGTAGAATTTACAGTGAGTTTTGTTATGAGTGCAGACTTTAAGCAATATGCATTTGATGCATTGCCAGGACAAGCGGGTACCAATCCAGATATAAAAGTAAAATCGGGTGATACTGTAACAATCCATGTGAAAAATGATAGCAAGTCATTTCATGCATTTGGAGTTGTAACCGATCCAAACGATCCATCAAGCGTATTGTGGGATTCTGCATTTGGAACGCCTGACAATCCATTAAAGCCTGGTCAAAGCGGTGATGTTACATTTGTAGCAGGTGCACCGGGAACTTATCACTATATCTGTACCGTTCCTGGACATGCAGCACTTGGAATGGATGCTAAATTCATAGTAGAGTAA
- a CDS encoding COX15/CtaA family protein, which translates to MYFKYLALASLVILYSLMFIGGYLQASGQGLTCPEWPLCPSGILPSAEFLTEWIHRFIAATTGVLIVATAVGAWKTRGSHKKLKTTATLAGIFAVTQIALGAIVIDTKLHAVIVAIHNGVGILLFAMTLLTVLFAFRIARGQKIETSA; encoded by the coding sequence ATGTACTTCAAGTATCTAGCACTTGCTTCCCTTGTAATCTTGTATTCACTAATGTTCATTGGTGGATATCTTCAAGCAAGTGGACAAGGGCTGACATGTCCAGAATGGCCTCTCTGTCCAAGTGGCATTCTTCCCTCTGCAGAATTTCTAACAGAATGGATACACAGATTCATTGCAGCTACAACAGGAGTCTTGATAGTTGCAACTGCAGTAGGTGCATGGAAGACAAGAGGTTCGCACAAGAAACTCAAGACCACTGCTACTCTTGCAGGAATATTTGCAGTAACACAGATAGCTCTTGGAGCCATAGTGATTGATACAAAACTTCATGCTGTGATAGTTGCAATCCATAATGGTGTTGGAATCTTGCTTTTTGCAATGACATTGCTTACTGTATTGTTTGCATTCAGGATTGCACGCGGCCAAAAGATTGAGACTAGTG